The following is a genomic window from Pedobacter sp. KBS0701.
CTATTACCTATTTTTTAAAAGATTTCTCGACTGCGCTGCACTTCGCTCGAAATGACGACATTGCTAAGAGGTTATCTTCTTAAATTTTTCTGTCATTCATAAGCCCTAAAATCTTTTAGATTTTCTCCCAAACGATAACTATTTGCTTAACCCATAAAGAATGCCGATTTTTGCAACGATTTCGGCATTCTTGTTGTTAAGAAGAAGTGAGACGATACATCTCCTCATCAAATGCCAATTATTTTGCTCATGAAAACTACAATAACTTTTATATTTTGTTTATTTCTTACCATAACTGTTTTTGCACAAAAAGGAGAAGTAACAGTTATAAAAGATCCTTTAATCGATAGTTTAATTGCTAAACGTTTAGAAGTTTATAAAACTTCAGGGGAGGTAAAGCCTGGCAAACCGATTGTTTCAGGCTATGGTTACCGCGTACAGATTTTTTATGGATCAGACCGGCGCGAGGTTTTTAACCAGCAGGCACGTTTTAAAGGGCTATATCCCCAGTTAAATACTTACCTCACCTATAAAGAACCTAACTATTACGTTCGGGTGGGCGATTTCAGAAGCCGCTTAGAGGCACAGCGCCTTATCAACGAACTCAGACCAACTTTCCCTACACTGTTTATTTTTAGGGAAAAAATAAATGCACCAACTTTAGATACCACAACAACCAATGATCAAAAATAAAGTACAGGAACTGGCCGCTCACATTTTTAACGATGTAGTAGGTTATCGTCAACATATCCATGCCAATCCCGAATTATCGTTCAAAGAATTCGAAACCTCATTGTTCATTAAGGATAAATTAAAAAAATGGGGCATCGAATATACCGATTGTGCCAATACAGGTGTGGTAGGTTTAATTAAGGGAAACCTGTCTTCTGACAAAGTTATTGCACTACGTGCCGATATGGATGCTTTACCTATCCATGAAGCTAATGATAAACCTTACCGTTCTAAAAATCATGGGGTAATGCATGCGTGCGGACATGATGTACATACCTCTTCACTTTTGGGCACAGCTTATATCCTAAATCAAATGAAAGATAATTTCGGCGGGACCATTAAACTGATTTTTCAGCCTGCTGAAGAACTTTTACCAGGTGGAGCAAGTATCATGATCAAAGAAGGTGTACTCGAAAATCCAAAACCACATCATATTGTTGGTCAGCATGTAATGCCATTGATTGATGCCGGTAAAGTGGGTTTCCGTTCTGGTATTTACATGGCTTCGACAGATGAACTTTATGTTACCGTAACCGGGAAAGGTGGTCATGGCGCACAACCACACCAAAATATCGATCCGGTTGTAATCGCTTCACATATCATAATTGCTTTGCAACAGGTGGTGAGCCGCAATGCTGATCCACGTATCCCATCAGTGCTGTCTTTTGGTAAAGTAATTGCCAACGGTGCAACCAACATTATTCCGAATGAAGTAAAAATTGAAGGAACGTTCAGAACTTTGGATGAAGAATGGAGAGATGAAGCGCACAAACGCATGAAAAAAATGGCCGAAGGCATTGCCGAAAGCATGGGCGGAAGCTGCGATTTCGATATTCATAGAGGATATCCATTTTTAATTAACGAAGAAAAATTAACGGCAAACGCGAGGGCCTTTGCCGAAGATTTTTTAGGAAAAGAAAATGTGGTTGATTTAGATATCTGGATGGCCGCCGAAGATTTTTCTTTCTACTCACAGGTAACAGATGCCTGTTTTTATCGTTTAGGTACTGGGAATGCAACAAAAGATACACAATATTCAGTACATACACCAAGGTTTGATGTGGATGAAGACGCCTTGAAAATATCAACCGGGTTAATGGCTTATATTGCTTTAAAACAATTAGGGAATTAGAATGGAAGATGTAAATAGGTAAGATGGGTGATGGGGGAGTCAAGTTCCATTATCTATCTTCAATCATCCGTTTTACATTTTCCATCCCACATTTTCCATTTTACATATCTTACTTGCATGAAAAAAGTCTTTCTGTTTTTACTGTTAACATCTCTATTCTATAAAGGTTTTGCGCAGGAAATCAACCGTTTTAATCCAGACACCATTAAAACCATTGTACTCGATTCGGCTGTAAATATTAAGGCCGAAAAGTTAAATGTAGAAACATTTATCAGAAAGGTGATGTATGATACTTCCTTTTATCAGTCGTTTAGGGATATGAAACGTTATACTTTTATTGCCGAAAACAGGATTTACAGCTATGATAAAAAGAACAAAGTTGATGGAAAAATTTACCGCAAAATCCGTCACAACAATAGCGGTCCTTATAAAA
Proteins encoded in this region:
- a CDS encoding M20 family metallopeptidase, with amino-acid sequence MIKNKVQELAAHIFNDVVGYRQHIHANPELSFKEFETSLFIKDKLKKWGIEYTDCANTGVVGLIKGNLSSDKVIALRADMDALPIHEANDKPYRSKNHGVMHACGHDVHTSSLLGTAYILNQMKDNFGGTIKLIFQPAEELLPGGASIMIKEGVLENPKPHHIVGQHVMPLIDAGKVGFRSGIYMASTDELYVTVTGKGGHGAQPHQNIDPVVIASHIIIALQQVVSRNADPRIPSVLSFGKVIANGATNIIPNEVKIEGTFRTLDEEWRDEAHKRMKKMAEGIAESMGGSCDFDIHRGYPFLINEEKLTANARAFAEDFLGKENVVDLDIWMAAEDFSFYSQVTDACFYRLGTGNATKDTQYSVHTPRFDVDEDALKISTGLMAYIALKQLGN
- a CDS encoding SPOR domain-containing protein; this translates as MKTTITFIFCLFLTITVFAQKGEVTVIKDPLIDSLIAKRLEVYKTSGEVKPGKPIVSGYGYRVQIFYGSDRREVFNQQARFKGLYPQLNTYLTYKEPNYYVRVGDFRSRLEAQRLINELRPTFPTLFIFREKINAPTLDTTTTNDQK